The following proteins are co-located in the Microcystis wesenbergii NRERC-220 genome:
- a CDS encoding transposase: MRGISCLDSIYNSIFFLTFLNVQHFCPYGYCHKSERFEALKLGHCSERVSVISGWWRGSTIAPMVFEGYCNTELVCEWIEQLLLPELLPGQIIIIDNASFHPKERIKKLLAKAGCEVLFLPAYSPDINKIEKFWARLKNYVSQIINDSENLVDAVSKAFRHLS; encoded by the coding sequence GTGAGGGGAATAAGTTGTCTAGATTCTATCTATAATAGCATTTTTTTTCTGACTTTTCTCAACGTTCAACACTTCTGCCCTTATGGATATTGTCACAAATCAGAAAGATTTGAGGCTTTAAAGTTAGGTCACTGTAGCGAAAGAGTTAGTGTGATCAGCGGTTGGTGGCGTGGTTCCACGATCGCGCCAATGGTGTTTGAGGGGTACTGTAATACAGAGTTGGTGTGTGAGTGGATAGAACAATTGCTATTACCCGAACTACTACCCGGTCAAATTATCATCATTGATAACGCCAGTTTTCATCCCAAAGAGAGAATCAAAAAATTGTTAGCTAAAGCGGGATGTGAAGTGCTATTTTTACCCGCCTATTCTCCAGATATCAACAAAATTGAAAAGTTCTGGGCTAGATTGAAAAACTATGTTAGTCAGATTATCAATGATAGTGAAAACCTTGTGGATGCTGTGAGTAAAGCCTTCAGGCATCTGTCCTAA
- a CDS encoding glycosyltransferase, producing the protein MKTKFRVSAIVSTYNSEQFIRGCLQDLIAQTLYQKGELQIIVIDSASPQDEKSIVQQFQADYPNIVYQRTATRETIYTAWNRGIKMAQGSYITNANTDDRRRSDALEVMANYLDEHPKICLVYADQLLTNVANETFDNTQAEQRFNWPPYSYSELKQRCCVGSQPMWRKSLHKPYGDFRSDFHCAGDYEFWLRLGSHGEKMALIPQILGLYYLNPQGIEYGVPGRASEESKLVRKLYITNLSTGQKM; encoded by the coding sequence ATGAAGACAAAATTTCGAGTTTCCGCCATCGTTTCCACTTATAATTCTGAACAATTTATCAGAGGATGTTTGCAGGATCTAATTGCACAGACACTTTATCAAAAAGGTGAGCTACAAATTATTGTAATTGATAGCGCTTCCCCCCAGGATGAAAAGTCAATTGTCCAGCAGTTTCAGGCAGATTATCCTAATATTGTTTACCAGCGTACTGCGACAAGAGAAACTATTTATACAGCCTGGAATCGGGGAATCAAAATGGCGCAGGGAAGCTATATCACCAATGCTAATACAGATGATAGGCGGCGTTCTGATGCCTTAGAAGTTATGGCAAACTACTTAGACGAGCATCCAAAAATCTGCCTTGTTTATGCTGATCAACTACTCACAAATGTCGCCAATGAAACCTTTGACAATACGCAAGCAGAACAGCGCTTCAATTGGCCGCCTTATTCCTATTCAGAACTGAAGCAGCGATGTTGTGTTGGTTCCCAGCCAATGTGGCGAAAGTCACTCCATAAACCCTATGGTGATTTTCGGTCTGATTTCCATTGTGCTGGGGATTATGAATTTTGGTTGCGTCTTGGTAGTCACGGGGAAAAAATGGCCTTAATTCCCCAGATTCTCGGACTGTATTACTTAAATCCACAAGGGATAGAGTATGGTGTCCCTGGAAGAGCTTCTGAAGAAAGTAAGTTAGTCCGAAAGCTATATATAACAAATCTAAGTACAGGACAAAAAATGTAA
- a CDS encoding IS4 family transposase: MMTNFSKLIKELLKPLPKNDYPALDTFTFLSCWIGFALDKSIVSMRDLCSRMVLQGINVNLSTFSKASKIRETSPFEKVIVELNKRLVAKKGIENARALFPIDSTIISLTSKLLWSQGWHQVKLFSGLNSITTEVVGILIHFGQGHDSKEGGKTIEAIPVNGVGAMDRGFASNQRITELLESSDKHFVLRVKNNISLEMLENGKCKLGKDKRQIEVRVVAFCDLESQTEFRLATDLPLEGEGAVSNEEVAEIYIQRWQIELLWKFLKMHLKLDNLITKNENGIRLHIYSCIIAYLILQLIDIEEGFGKSLLDKLRYLQSFMCQHISYVHWFRRIVYSI; encoded by the coding sequence CTGATGACGAATTTTTCAAAACTCATAAAAGAGCTTCTCAAACCACTGCCTAAAAATGACTACCCCGCTTTAGATACTTTTACATTTTTGTCCTGTTGGATTGGTTTTGCTTTAGATAAAAGCATCGTCAGTATGAGGGACTTATGCAGTAGAATGGTACTTCAAGGAATTAATGTAAATTTATCCACATTTTCTAAGGCAAGCAAAATTAGAGAAACAAGTCCATTTGAGAAAGTCATTGTCGAATTAAATAAGCGTTTAGTTGCCAAAAAAGGAATAGAGAATGCGCGAGCTTTATTTCCTATTGACTCAACAATAATTAGCTTAACCAGTAAATTACTATGGTCCCAGGGATGGCATCAAGTAAAACTATTCTCTGGTCTTAATAGTATCACAACAGAGGTGGTCGGAATACTCATCCATTTTGGTCAAGGTCATGACTCAAAAGAAGGAGGAAAAACGATAGAAGCAATTCCTGTAAATGGAGTTGGAGCAATGGATAGAGGATTTGCGTCTAATCAAAGAATCACCGAATTATTAGAGAGTAGTGACAAGCATTTTGTCTTGAGAGTGAAAAATAATATTAGCCTAGAGATGCTCGAAAATGGCAAGTGTAAACTCGGAAAAGATAAAAGACAAATAGAAGTAAGAGTAGTCGCTTTTTGCGACCTAGAAAGTCAAACAGAATTTCGGCTGGCGACAGATTTACCTCTAGAAGGAGAAGGAGCAGTTAGTAATGAAGAAGTTGCCGAAATTTACATCCAAAGATGGCAAATAGAACTGCTGTGGAAATTTTTAAAAATGCATCTAAAGTTGGATAATCTAATCACTAAAAACGAGAACGGAATCCGCCTACATATCTATAGTTGCATTATCGCTTATCTGATTCTACAGCTAATAGATATTGAAGAAGGATTTGGGAAAAGCTTATTAGACAAACTGCGCTATTTACAGAGTTTCATGTGTCAACATATTAGCTATGTACACTGGTTCCGGAGGATTGTCTATTCAATTTAA
- a CDS encoding IS4 family transposase codes for MLENELGRARYLLLLMIVGTWQILKQAKLEILAEALPIPILFESRRKKLKRFLKLEILNIEKIWFLCLKEMLKQQQRFTTKGLAYIAIDRTSWGAINILMVSLIYDKRAIPIYGEILDKKGSSNLEEQQRVLEKTLTVLSGHKIVVLGDREFCSVSLGKWLQKQSLYFCLRQKKSTNVKTKEGIYQEMRALGLSPGTQLFLNDVNLTKEKGFGEFNLAGKWKKTYRGFPTKEPWYILTNFGDLETAIMAYQKRFDIEEMFRDFKSGGYSLEGSQLAPKYLSKLIIVIAIAYTSATLQGKKIKDMGIQKYVTRPEKRYKGQRRHSSFYVGQHLYHWLQLHQMFPKNIEELMQISRYRLKDYIKGQRAISLALSTF; via the coding sequence GTGTTAGAAAATGAACTGGGACGAGCCAGATATCTACTGTTGTTAATGATAGTTGGAACCTGGCAAATACTAAAGCAAGCTAAGTTAGAGATATTAGCTGAAGCCTTACCAATACCAATCCTGTTTGAGAGTCGGAGAAAAAAACTAAAAAGATTTTTAAAGCTGGAAATTCTGAATATTGAAAAAATCTGGTTTCTCTGCCTAAAAGAGATGTTAAAACAGCAGCAGAGATTCACAACAAAAGGATTAGCGTATATTGCTATAGACCGGACAAGTTGGGGAGCAATAAATATCTTGATGGTGAGTCTAATTTATGACAAGAGAGCCATCCCAATCTATGGGGAGATATTAGATAAAAAAGGAAGTAGTAATCTCGAAGAACAGCAGCGAGTATTAGAAAAAACATTGACCGTGCTATCAGGTCATAAAATCGTGGTGTTAGGAGATAGAGAATTTTGCTCGGTCAGTCTTGGAAAGTGGCTTCAGAAGCAGAGTTTATACTTTTGCTTAAGACAAAAAAAAAGTACAAATGTCAAGACAAAAGAAGGAATTTATCAAGAAATGAGAGCCTTAGGTTTAAGTCCAGGAACTCAACTATTTTTAAATGATGTTAATCTTACAAAAGAGAAGGGATTTGGCGAGTTTAACTTAGCGGGTAAGTGGAAAAAAACTTATCGGGGTTTTCCAACAAAAGAGCCTTGGTATATTCTGACTAACTTTGGAGATTTAGAGACGGCAATAATGGCCTATCAAAAAAGATTTGATATTGAGGAGATGTTCCGAGATTTTAAGTCGGGAGGCTATAGCTTAGAAGGTTCTCAATTAGCACCGAAATACCTATCAAAGCTGATAATTGTTATAGCTATCGCCTATACAAGTGCCACACTACAAGGTAAAAAAATTAAGGATATGGGAATCCAAAAATATGTTACAAGACCTGAAAAAAGATATAAAGGTCAACGCAGACACAGCAGTTTTTATGTGGGTCAACATCTCTATCATTGGCTCCAGCTACATCAAATGTTCCCAAAAAATATAGAAGAGCTAATGCAAATTAGCCGCTATCGGTTGAAGGATTACATCAAAGGACAAAGAGCGATATCGCTTGCCCTATCTACCTTCTAG
- a CDS encoding SDR family NAD(P)-dependent oxidoreductase, whose translation MPLTVWDSGTLKKLGKVLAQGESIPRYLMQAQADPLPTGQWPLPQGLFLITEDELSVAPYLAESLRQRGLAVALIERASLPTPKALAEAVSREREKHGLVAGIVHLAALSQAAEPTTLSEWRQYTQIQAKSLFYLLQLCADDLRKGQQPGRVLMASCLGGQFGRDGNWGTSLPIAGCGNGLLKTLGAEWPNLHAKAVDLDAHLSPKVLAECLVSELLLPGGRIEVGYPQGQRTTFRTQPAPFSSRATVAKFTPTPDWVVLITGGARGITAEVTSDLASFGLTMIVVGRAPLENEATAHIEDVTGLRQFLLAQARSQGKLPTPVEIERHIQLILREREIRANLARFRQAGAKVEYIVADVKDEQAFAAVIEGIYSRYGRLDAAIHGAGIIEDKLIVDKELASFERVFDTKVDSALILSRYLRPESLKWLVFFSSVAGRYGNRGQSDYASANEILNRLAWQLDQRWLNTRVVAINWGPWDTKGMASEEVKRQFRERGVIPISLVGGRRFFQEELSYGDKGTAEVIAGEAPWETHEAEAGKLALLPANRPFPFISTVPQLQPDSKVTLEHIFSLEADPYLEDHCLDGKAVLPATGALEWIAEFTQAAWPDWQVCEIVDLRVLRGVSMAVEGSRKVLFVARSSSHADATTLQVTAEILEPETRMPLYRALVILRPEIEAPPSLHPVKLKSGRSLDPQFAYLEYLFHGKRFQLMSEIIAIDEQGIDAWVKPSQPSAWVGQDSATAVPPWLFDPGFMDTIPQMALVWSRLYQDSSALPSKLGRVIRYGSSPLTGRLRVAFRVVRSDAQMIVYEASVFDEQGQVRFYLENLESTCSAALNRLNVQWRESLENPS comes from the coding sequence ATGCCTCTCACCGTCTGGGACAGTGGAACCCTCAAAAAGCTTGGGAAAGTTCTAGCCCAGGGGGAATCGATTCCACGTTACCTGATGCAAGCACAGGCAGACCCCCTACCCACCGGTCAGTGGCCGCTTCCCCAAGGGCTTTTTCTTATTACTGAAGACGAACTTAGCGTCGCTCCCTACTTGGCAGAGTCTCTGCGGCAAAGAGGGCTGGCGGTAGCACTGATTGAGCGAGCTAGTTTGCCAACACCAAAGGCGTTAGCTGAGGCAGTCAGCAGGGAACGGGAAAAACATGGGCTGGTCGCCGGGATTGTCCACTTGGCTGCTTTAAGCCAAGCGGCTGAGCCAACTACCCTATCTGAGTGGCGGCAATATACGCAAATACAGGCTAAGAGCTTGTTTTACCTGCTCCAGTTGTGTGCTGATGACCTCCGCAAAGGGCAACAGCCAGGCCGCGTCCTGATGGCTTCCTGTTTGGGGGGACAGTTTGGCCGGGATGGTAACTGGGGGACGAGTTTGCCAATTGCAGGTTGTGGCAACGGGCTTTTGAAAACCCTAGGGGCTGAGTGGCCTAACCTCCATGCCAAGGCAGTAGATCTCGATGCCCACCTTTCCCCAAAGGTGCTGGCAGAATGCCTCGTCTCAGAACTGTTATTACCTGGGGGGCGCATCGAAGTTGGCTATCCCCAAGGACAACGTACCACTTTCCGCACCCAGCCGGCTCCTTTCTCATCCCGGGCAACTGTTGCCAAATTTACACCCACTCCCGATTGGGTCGTTTTAATTACAGGCGGCGCTCGCGGCATTACTGCGGAAGTAACCAGCGATTTAGCCTCCTTTGGCCTGACGATGATTGTGGTGGGACGGGCTCCTCTAGAGAACGAAGCAACAGCCCATATTGAAGATGTAACTGGCTTGCGTCAATTCCTCCTGGCTCAGGCTCGTTCCCAAGGCAAGTTGCCCACCCCCGTTGAGATCGAGCGCCACATCCAGTTAATCTTGAGGGAGCGGGAAATTCGGGCTAATTTGGCACGATTCCGACAAGCAGGGGCAAAGGTGGAGTATATAGTAGCAGATGTGAAGGATGAGCAGGCTTTTGCTGCCGTTATTGAAGGCATTTACTCCCGCTACGGACGGTTGGATGCTGCCATCCACGGGGCGGGAATTATTGAGGACAAATTGATTGTCGATAAAGAACTGGCTTCCTTTGAGCGGGTCTTTGATACGAAAGTGGATAGTGCCTTGATCCTCAGCCGCTATCTGCGTCCAGAGTCTTTGAAGTGGCTGGTTTTCTTCAGTTCAGTTGCCGGTCGCTACGGTAATCGTGGGCAATCTGACTACGCATCTGCCAATGAAATTTTGAATCGTCTGGCCTGGCAGCTTGACCAGCGCTGGTTGAATACCCGCGTAGTCGCCATCAATTGGGGACCCTGGGATACTAAGGGCATGGCCTCTGAAGAAGTGAAGCGTCAGTTTCGGGAACGGGGAGTAATCCCAATTTCTCTAGTCGGTGGTCGCCGCTTTTTCCAGGAAGAATTGAGTTATGGAGATAAGGGAACAGCAGAAGTAATTGCCGGGGAAGCTCCGTGGGAAACCCATGAAGCTGAGGCCGGAAAACTCGCTCTCCTTCCCGCTAACCGTCCTTTTCCCTTCATTTCTACTGTCCCTCAACTGCAACCTGACAGTAAAGTGACTCTGGAACACATCTTTTCTCTAGAGGCAGATCCCTATCTTGAAGATCACTGCTTGGATGGCAAAGCTGTTTTGCCGGCAACCGGGGCCTTGGAATGGATTGCTGAATTTACCCAAGCTGCCTGGCCCGACTGGCAAGTTTGTGAAATCGTTGATCTGAGGGTCTTGCGGGGAGTATCCATGGCCGTCGAAGGGAGCCGTAAAGTTCTCTTCGTCGCCCGTTCTTCTAGTCACGCAGATGCAACGACCTTGCAGGTAACTGCCGAAATCCTAGAGCCTGAGACTAGGATGCCACTATATCGCGCTCTTGTTATTCTGCGCCCAGAGATAGAAGCTCCTCCCTCTCTTCATCCCGTCAAGCTCAAATCAGGCAGGAGTCTAGACCCTCAATTTGCTTACCTAGAGTATCTATTTCACGGCAAGCGATTTCAACTGATGAGTGAGATTATAGCGATTGACGAACAGGGAATTGATGCTTGGGTGAAGCCCAGCCAGCCTTCAGCTTGGGTAGGGCAAGATTCTGCAACTGCCGTCCCCCCTTGGCTGTTCGACCCAGGCTTTATGGATACTATACCACAAATGGCTTTAGTCTGGTCTCGGCTCTATCAGGACAGTAGTGCTTTGCCTTCCAAGCTAGGCAGAGTCATCCGCTATGGTAGTTCGCCCCTAACAGGCAGGCTACGGGTAGCTTTTCGAGTTGTCAGAAGTGATGCTCAGATGATTGTTTACGAGGCATCTGTCTTTGATGAACAAGGTCAAGTCCGCTTTTACCTGGAAAATCTTGAAAGTACCTGTAGTGCTGCCCTGAATCGCCTGAATGTTCAGTGGCGAGAGTCCCTTGAGAATCCTTCTTGA
- a CDS encoding FG-GAP repeat protein, giving the protein MSSSPSAVKITASDGQAYDCFGQNVSLDGNTLLVGAAQDDDNGLDSGSAYIFNNTNGVWTEKAKLKPKDGRAGDLFGDTIRLNSNTAFVGSWNRGPGSVYIFNQGRSGWMQTAKLRSSDGKQGDRFGTSFDSTDSGTLLIGGPGTDHKGLDSGCVYIYGQVNGGWTETGKIYASDP; this is encoded by the coding sequence TTGTCTTCATCTCCATCCGCAGTTAAAATCACGGCCAGCGACGGACAAGCCTATGATTGCTTTGGACAAAATGTCTCCCTCGATGGCAATACTCTCCTAGTCGGAGCCGCTCAAGATGATGACAATGGCTTGGACTCTGGTTCAGCTTACATATTTAATAACACTAATGGTGTATGGACAGAGAAAGCGAAACTCAAGCCAAAAGATGGCAGAGCAGGCGACCTCTTCGGTGACACCATCAGGCTTAATAGCAACACAGCTTTTGTCGGCTCTTGGAACAGAGGTCCTGGTTCTGTGTATATCTTCAATCAGGGTAGGAGCGGGTGGATGCAGACAGCCAAACTTAGGTCGAGTGATGGAAAACAAGGGGATCGCTTCGGCACTTCTTTTGATTCGACTGATAGTGGTACGCTCCTGATCGGGGGGCCCGGCACAGACCACAAAGGCTTGGATTCAGGTTGTGTTTATATTTACGGTCAAGTCAATGGCGGTTGGACAGAAACTGGCAAAATTTATGCCAGCGATCCCTGA
- a CDS encoding RNA-guided endonuclease InsQ/TnpB family protein codes for MEKAYSFRFYPTPEQESLLRRTLGCVRLVYNKALHERTQAWYEKQERVGYAQTSSMLTDWKKQEELNFLNEVSCVPLQQGLRHLQTAFTNFFAGRTKYPNFQKKHQGGSAEFTKSAFKIKDKQIYLAKCTEPLPIRWSRQIPESCEPSTVTVRLHPSGRWHISIRFDDPTIKPLPVTDKAIGIDLGISSLVITSNGDKVSNPKHFKKHYRRLRRASKNLSRKQKGSKNREKARIKVARIHAQITDSRKDHLHKLTTQLVRENQTIVVENLAVKNMVKNPKLSQAISDVSWGEITRQLAYKCRWYGRNYIEIDRWFPSSKRCSNCGYIAEKMPLNVREWDCPDCGTHHDRDINASKNILAAGLAVSVCGATIRPEQSKSVKAGAKNPSGKKQKPFGGSAELTVEA; via the coding sequence ATGGAAAAAGCCTATTCGTTTCGATTTTACCCCACACCCGAACAAGAGTCGCTATTGCGGCGCACATTGGGCTGTGTAAGATTAGTTTACAACAAAGCTCTCCACGAACGAACACAAGCTTGGTACGAAAAGCAAGAAAGAGTAGGCTACGCTCAAACTTCTTCAATGCTAACCGATTGGAAAAAGCAAGAAGAATTAAACTTTCTCAATGAAGTAAGCTGTGTACCTTTACAACAAGGGTTAAGACATTTACAAACAGCTTTCACTAATTTCTTTGCTGGTCGTACTAAGTATCCCAACTTTCAGAAAAAACATCAGGGAGGAAGTGCCGAATTTACTAAGTCTGCTTTTAAAATTAAAGACAAACAAATCTATTTAGCTAAATGCACAGAACCTTTACCTATTCGATGGTCAAGACAAATACCAGAAAGCTGTGAACCAAGTACAGTAACAGTCAGATTACATCCTTCTGGACGTTGGCATATTTCAATTAGATTTGATGACCCAACGATTAAGCCTTTACCAGTAACAGATAAAGCCATCGGAATTGACTTAGGAATTAGTAGCCTCGTGATTACTAGCAATGGCGATAAAGTATCTAATCCTAAGCATTTTAAAAAGCATTATCGGAGACTGCGAAGAGCATCGAAAAATCTTTCTAGAAAACAGAAAGGGTCAAAAAATCGGGAAAAAGCAAGAATCAAAGTAGCCAGAATTCACGCTCAAATCACCGATAGCAGAAAAGACCATTTACATAAGCTAACCACTCAATTAGTTCGTGAAAACCAAACGATTGTGGTTGAGAATTTAGCCGTTAAGAATATGGTCAAAAACCCGAAATTATCTCAGGCAATATCTGATGTAAGCTGGGGAGAAATCACCCGACAATTAGCCTATAAATGCCGTTGGTATGGGAGAAACTACATCGAAATAGATAGATGGTTTCCTAGCTCTAAAAGGTGTAGTAATTGCGGGTATATTGCTGAGAAAATGCCGTTAAATGTTCGAGAGTGGGACTGTCCAGACTGTGGGACTCACCATGACCGAGATATTAACGCCAGTAAAAATATTTTGGCCGCAGGGCTTGCGGTGTCAGTCTGTGGAGCGACTATAAGACCAGAACAGAGTAAATCTGTTAAGGCAGGTGCGAAAAATCCTTCGGGAAAGAAGCAGAAACCGTTCGGCGGTTCGGCTGAGCTCACCGTCGAAGCCTGA
- a CDS encoding integrin alpha has translation MANKSFNLSELNGANGFVINGIDAGDFSGRQVSNAGDVNGDGIDDLIIGAPYADPNGKSKAGESYVLFGSNSGFSASIDLSTLNGSNGFLINGIEANNRLGFSVSGAGDVNGDGIDDLIVGTSLAGANRTDPNGDSEAAPGQSYVVFGSSSGFSASLDLATLNGSNGFTINGIDTGDNLGVFVSNAGDVNGDGIDDLIVGASLADPNGQTDAGEIYVIFGNSSGFSASLDPSTLNGFNGFTINGIQAGDYSGYSVGSAGDINGDGIDDLIIGAPCADPNGKSKAGESYVIFGSSSGFSASIDLSTLNGSNGFVINGINQGDYSGRSVSAAGDINGDGIDDLIIGAPQIPFATSIPASTGASYVVFGSNSGFSASLNLSTLNGSNGFVIEGIAPGDSLGLFVSSAGDVNGDGIDDLIIGAPFADPNGNSKAGQSYVVFGSSNGFSASLDPSTLDGSNGFAINGIAAEDNSGRSVSGAGDVNGDGIDDLIIGARYADPNGKSEGGQSYVVFGNIAPKLDLNGQGTGINFAATFTPKGGAVSVVDKVALTVADFALPGGVKTALNPNTATLKGATVKITNLLDGTNELLRATPGSTGITATYDAALGVLTLTGTATLAQYQQVLRTVVYNNKATNPNTTARTIEFVLDDGQAHSNTSAVATTTVTFKQSAATVTSPTVTSQEAAAAATTTVSTETAQDNSVFSLAQLDGINGFTISGTTEGENFGLLVSGEGDFNGDGFDDLVISAPYADPRRKTSAGTAYVVFGSGEGIPANLKASDLDGSNGFAIPGLAVLNRSGRSSAIVGDMNGDGLDDLIIGAPYASTQGDNVGEAYVIFGSNTPFPATFNLANLNGSNGFTLYPQILPQGQAADNFASAGFSPAEGGFGRSVNSAGDINGDGREELALDSFPETILPDGRSDSREYK, from the coding sequence ATGGCTAATAAATCTTTTAATTTGTCCGAGCTTAACGGCGCCAACGGCTTCGTAATTAACGGTATTGATGCGGGTGACTTCTCAGGCCGTCAAGTCAGCAATGCCGGGGATGTTAACGGGGATGGCATCGACGACCTGATTATCGGTGCTCCCTATGCCGACCCCAACGGCAAGAGTAAGGCGGGGGAAAGCTACGTGCTCTTTGGCAGCAACAGTGGTTTTAGTGCCAGCATCGACCTCTCTACCCTCAATGGTTCCAACGGCTTCCTCATCAATGGCATTGAGGCCAATAACCGATTGGGCTTCTCCGTCAGTGGTGCTGGGGATGTCAACGGCGACGGCATCGACGACCTGATTGTTGGGACAAGCCTTGCCGGGGCAAACCGTACCGACCCCAACGGCGACAGTGAAGCAGCCCCGGGACAAAGCTACGTGGTCTTCGGTAGCAGCAGCGGCTTTAGTGCCAGCCTCGACCTCGCTACTCTCAATGGTTCCAATGGCTTCACCATCAATGGCATTGACACTGGTGACAATTTAGGAGTCTTCGTTAGCAATGCTGGGGATGTAAACGGGGACGGCATTGACGACCTGATTGTTGGGGCCAGCCTTGCTGACCCCAACGGACAGACTGATGCGGGGGAGATTTACGTGATCTTTGGTAATAGCAGCGGCTTTAGCGCCAGCCTTGATCCCTCTACACTCAACGGTTTCAATGGCTTCACTATCAATGGCATTCAGGCGGGTGACTACTCAGGATACTCTGTCGGCAGTGCCGGGGATATCAACGGCGATGGCATCGACGACCTAATTATTGGCGCTCCCTGTGCCGACCCCAACGGCAAGAGTAAGGCGGGGGAAAGCTATGTGATCTTCGGCAGCAGTAGCGGTTTTAGTGCCAGCATCGACCTCTCTACCCTCAATGGGAGCAACGGCTTCGTGATTAACGGCATCAATCAAGGCGACTACTCAGGACGCTCCGTTAGCGCTGCTGGGGACATTAATGGAGATGGCATCGACGACCTGATTATCGGGGCTCCCCAGATTCCCTTTGCCACTAGCATCCCCGCCAGTACAGGGGCAAGCTACGTGGTCTTCGGCAGCAACAGTGGTTTTAGTGCCAGCCTCAACCTCTCTACTCTCAACGGCAGCAACGGTTTTGTGATTGAGGGCATCGCTCCAGGAGACTCATTAGGCCTCTTTGTTAGTAGTGCCGGGGATGTGAACGGGGATGGCATCGACGACCTGATTATTGGTGCCCCCTTTGCCGACCCCAACGGCAACAGTAAGGCGGGACAAAGCTACGTGGTCTTCGGCAGCAGTAACGGCTTTAGTGCCAGCCTCGACCCCTCCACCTTGGATGGTAGCAACGGCTTCGCCATTAACGGTATTGCAGCGGAGGATAACTCAGGTCGCTCCGTCAGCGGTGCCGGAGATGTGAACGGGGATGGCATTGACGACCTGATTATCGGTGCCCGCTATGCTGACCCCAACGGCAAGAGCGAGGGGGGACAAAGCTACGTGGTCTTCGGCAATATCGCCCCCAAACTCGACCTCAACGGTCAGGGAACGGGGATTAATTTTGCGGCGACCTTTACCCCCAAAGGAGGTGCTGTCTCGGTGGTAGATAAAGTCGCCCTCACCGTCGCTGATTTTGCTCTGCCCGGTGGAGTAAAGACCGCCCTCAACCCTAACACCGCCACCCTTAAGGGAGCTACCGTCAAGATCACCAATTTATTAGACGGTACGAACGAATTACTCCGCGCCACCCCTGGCAGTACCGGCATCACAGCTACTTATGATGCTGCCTTGGGGGTGCTAACCCTCACGGGGACAGCAACGCTCGCCCAATACCAACAAGTCCTTCGTACCGTTGTTTACAATAACAAGGCAACCAATCCCAATACCACCGCCCGCACCATTGAGTTTGTCCTCGATGATGGGCAAGCTCACAGCAACACCAGTGCGGTAGCGACAACAACTGTTACTTTCAAACAATCTGCGGCCACTGTCACCTCCCCAACTGTTACTTCCCAAGAAGCCGCGGCCGCTGCCACCACCACCGTCAGCACTGAAACAGCGCAGGATAATTCAGTATTCTCTCTCGCTCAACTGGATGGGATTAATGGGTTCACAATTTCCGGCACTACTGAAGGCGAGAATTTTGGCTTATTGGTATCAGGAGAAGGTGATTTCAACGGCGATGGATTTGATGACTTAGTTATTAGTGCCCCCTATGCCGATCCTCGCCGCAAGACATCCGCAGGAACTGCCTACGTGGTGTTCGGCTCTGGGGAAGGAATTCCAGCTAACCTCAAGGCCTCTGACTTAGATGGCAGCAATGGTTTCGCCATCCCCGGACTGGCGGTACTCAATCGATCGGGGCGATCATCTGCCATTGTCGGTGACATGAATGGCGATGGATTAGACGATCTAATTATTGGTGCGCCCTATGCTAGTACCCAAGGAGACAACGTGGGAGAAGCATATGTCATTTTCGGCAGTAACACACCTTTCCCTGCCACTTTTAACCTAGCTAATCTAAATGGCAGCAATGGTTTTACCCTCTATCCCCAAATCCTGCCGCAGGGACAGGCAGCGGACAATTTTGCGAGTGCTGGCTTCTCCCCAGCAGAAGGCGGATTCGGACGTTCCGTCAATAGTGCCGGGGATATCAATGGCGATGGACGAGAAGAACTAGCTCTCGACTCATTTCCCGAAACAATTCTACCGGATGGTAGATCTGACTCGAGGGAGTATAAATGA
- a CDS encoding IS630 transposase-related protein codes for MAAPYSDDLRQKAVSAVERGEKKSHVCRTLNISRNTLDIWLKRKKQTGTVAAKTNYRRGPKPQIDDLEAFQKLAEQYGHLTQEKMAQKWANPVSRMRIGQALKRIGFTRKKNLWLQRKR; via the coding sequence ATGGCAGCACCCTATAGTGATGATTTAAGACAGAAAGCAGTGAGTGCCGTAGAGCGAGGGGAGAAAAAAAGCCATGTCTGTCGCACCCTCAATATTAGTCGTAATACATTAGACATCTGGCTGAAACGGAAGAAACAAACTGGGACGGTGGCCGCTAAAACTAACTATCGTCGAGGGCCGAAGCCCCAAATTGACGATTTAGAAGCCTTTCAAAAGTTGGCCGAACAATATGGGCATTTGACCCAAGAAAAAATGGCCCAAAAATGGGCTAACCCAGTCAGTAGGATGAGAATTGGTCAAGCCCTCAAAAGAATTGGATTTACTAGAAAAAAAAACTTATGGCTACAGAGAAAGAGATGA